A part of Pseudobacteroides sp. genomic DNA contains:
- the spoIVB gene encoding SpoIVB peptidase: protein MNSNNKRKNIIIFIIISVLVVLLSYSQILTVIPGQLTLAEGDDFAYDFKSPFLVSIKTDREGIISLIKERMGHKTASTLNVGFSNPFSLKSLKQGCVNLRMNLFGIIPVKTMEINVVPNREIVACGNTIGVKIRTKGLLVIGISDVEDVSGSKNYPAKQSGIKPGDLILQANGNDLVSINDLVDQIDNSEGKNIHLSIKHGDEIISRDIKPVKSSDDNKYHLGLWVRDSTAGIGTLTFYDHSTGSFGALGHGITDLDTGKIMPVKQGEILESTILSVKKGKQGAPGELKGVFMEERKRLGVINKNSEFGIYGSLEGNASERIEGKVYPVALKSQLREGPAKILSNIDGTDVREYSVEIQKVSRQKLDSAKGMVLKVTDPRLLNISGGIVQGMSGSPIIQDGRIVGAVTHVLVNDPTRGYGIFIEKMLKNALQDSKQVMVKAG, encoded by the coding sequence ATGAATTCTAACAATAAAAGAAAAAATATTATTATTTTCATTATAATAAGTGTTTTGGTAGTCTTATTAAGTTATTCTCAAATCCTCACTGTAATACCGGGGCAACTGACTCTAGCTGAAGGGGATGATTTTGCATATGACTTTAAAAGTCCTTTTTTGGTCAGTATAAAGACTGATAGGGAAGGAATTATAAGCCTTATTAAAGAAAGGATGGGGCATAAAACTGCAAGTACTCTCAATGTAGGATTTTCAAATCCTTTTTCCCTAAAGTCTTTAAAGCAGGGTTGCGTGAACCTTAGAATGAACTTGTTCGGAATTATCCCTGTAAAGACCATGGAAATTAATGTGGTTCCTAATAGGGAAATTGTAGCTTGCGGAAATACTATCGGTGTCAAAATAAGGACAAAAGGGTTGCTTGTAATAGGCATATCGGATGTTGAAGATGTATCGGGCAGCAAAAACTATCCTGCCAAGCAGAGTGGTATAAAGCCTGGAGACTTAATATTACAAGCTAACGGCAATGATTTGGTTAGCATAAATGACCTTGTTGACCAGATTGATAACAGCGAAGGGAAAAATATACATTTAAGTATTAAACATGGTGATGAAATAATTAGCAGGGACATTAAGCCTGTCAAGTCATCGGACGATAACAAATATCATTTGGGATTGTGGGTAAGGGACAGTACTGCAGGTATAGGGACTCTTACATTTTACGACCACTCCACAGGAAGTTTCGGGGCATTAGGTCATGGAATAACAGATCTTGATACAGGAAAGATAATGCCTGTAAAACAAGGTGAAATATTAGAATCCACTATTTTATCCGTTAAGAAGGGAAAGCAAGGTGCACCTGGTGAGCTGAAAGGCGTTTTTATGGAGGAAAGGAAAAGACTTGGGGTAATAAATAAAAATTCGGAATTTGGTATATATGGAAGTCTTGAGGGTAATGCATCGGAAAGGATTGAAGGAAAGGTATATCCTGTTGCATTGAAAAGTCAGCTGAGGGAAGGTCCTGCCAAGATACTATCCAATATTGACGGTACAGATGTCAGGGAATATAGTGTGGAAATTCAAAAGGTCTCAAGACAGAAACTTGACAGTGCAAAGGGGATGGTATTAAAGGTTACAGATCCCAGGCTGCTAAACATATCCGGAGGAATAGTACAAGGTATGTCGGGAAGCCCTATAATACAAGATGGAAGGATAGTTGGTGCTGTAACTCATGTGTTGGTAAATGATCCCACCCGTGGATACGGGATTTTTATTGAAAAGATGCTTAAAAACGCTTTGCAAGATAGCAAACAGGTTATGGTAAAAGCCGGGTAA
- a CDS encoding methyl-accepting chemotaxis protein: protein MIFSIRNKILLGFITVLLVCSISIIISYISIKDEITTFNNFVDKDIYAFNLAQDIRFIDLTLADCIRGIIIDPEDSTERSKYDLNAKAIDEKIEESLKYAVNSEEKNIFNENDQYNQQLIELEKKMMDPKANRTEVLNIFHGDYAKLRTLFADNLDKYEKLKNDGMKQNAENLSKSMNTKATLVLVFFVMAFLLGIGVSLFIARIINTPIKKIVKAAEDVSDGNLDIVINITSKDEIGSLGHAFSKIIHTLKSLITEAQLLTSSATEGKLNARGDSNKFSGGYAEIVHGMNDILDAVILPIQESSNVLEEISKGNLQCKVTGEYKGDHAKIKNSLNKTISTLYSYINEISEILNQMANGNLNLHVDSEFNGDFIEIKSSLNKIISSFNEVLGGINSAAEQVFAGASQVAASSQALSQGSTEQASVAEELSASMEEIAAQTKQNAANANQANELAISAKDNAIHGNCQMGDMLKAMDEINIASSSISKIIKVIDEIAFQTNILALNAAVEAARAGQHGKGFAVVAEEVRSLAARSANAAKETTGLIEGSIKKVDDGTKIANSTAEALNRIVTGVSKVADLINEIASASDYQATAILQVNQGIMQVSQVTQTNSATSEESAAASQELSGQAELLKEKVSQFVLKRNTVNNEYNKLKNTSKHNLKSQMKSSKRNLVNTPPQLNIDLEQNNFGKY from the coding sequence ATGATTTTTAGTATCAGGAATAAAATTCTTTTAGGGTTTATCACTGTTCTGCTAGTATGTTCAATATCAATTATAATATCCTACATTTCAATTAAAGATGAAATAACTACATTTAATAATTTTGTAGATAAGGATATATATGCTTTTAATCTTGCTCAGGATATACGATTTATAGACTTAACTTTAGCAGATTGTATAAGGGGAATTATTATAGATCCTGAAGATTCTACTGAAAGGAGCAAATACGATTTAAACGCCAAAGCAATAGATGAAAAAATAGAAGAATCCTTAAAATATGCCGTAAATAGCGAAGAAAAAAACATATTCAATGAAAATGATCAGTATAACCAACAACTGATAGAACTTGAAAAGAAAATGATGGACCCGAAAGCAAATAGGACAGAGGTTTTAAATATTTTTCACGGTGACTATGCTAAGTTAAGAACGCTGTTTGCAGATAATCTTGACAAATACGAAAAGTTGAAAAATGACGGAATGAAACAGAATGCTGAAAATCTAAGTAAGTCAATGAATACCAAGGCTACGCTTGTTCTGGTATTCTTTGTAATGGCGTTTTTACTTGGAATAGGAGTAAGTCTTTTTATTGCAAGGATTATAAACACCCCCATTAAAAAGATAGTTAAAGCAGCTGAAGATGTGTCAGACGGTAATCTTGACATAGTTATAAATATTACTTCAAAGGATGAAATAGGCAGTCTTGGTCATGCCTTTAGTAAAATAATACATACTCTTAAAAGTCTTATAACAGAAGCCCAATTACTAACCAGCTCTGCAACAGAAGGCAAGCTCAATGCCCGTGGAGATTCAAACAAGTTTAGTGGAGGGTATGCAGAAATTGTACATGGAATGAATGATATCCTTGATGCTGTAATATTACCTATCCAGGAAAGTTCAAATGTATTGGAGGAAATTTCAAAAGGTAATCTTCAATGCAAGGTCACTGGTGAATATAAAGGAGATCATGCTAAAATAAAAAATTCACTTAATAAGACCATTTCAACACTCTATTCGTACATAAATGAAATATCGGAAATATTAAACCAGATGGCTAATGGAAATCTAAACCTACATGTTGATAGTGAGTTTAATGGTGATTTTATAGAAATTAAGAGTTCTCTTAATAAGATTATCTCTTCATTCAACGAAGTTTTAGGAGGTATTAACTCTGCTGCAGAACAAGTTTTTGCTGGTGCAAGCCAGGTTGCAGCTTCCAGTCAGGCTTTGTCGCAAGGCTCGACAGAGCAGGCATCTGTTGCGGAGGAGCTTTCAGCCTCAATGGAGGAAATTGCAGCACAGACAAAGCAAAATGCTGCTAATGCAAACCAAGCCAATGAATTAGCAATATCTGCAAAGGATAATGCAATCCATGGTAACTGCCAAATGGGTGACATGCTAAAGGCTATGGATGAAATAAATATAGCTTCAAGCAGTATTTCCAAGATAATCAAGGTAATTGATGAGATAGCTTTTCAGACCAATATCCTTGCTTTGAATGCAGCAGTTGAAGCTGCTAGAGCAGGTCAGCACGGTAAGGGTTTTGCAGTAGTTGCTGAGGAAGTGAGAAGTCTAGCCGCAAGAAGTGCAAATGCAGCAAAGGAAACAACAGGTCTTATTGAGGGTTCCATTAAAAAAGTTGATGACGGAACCAAAATCGCAAATTCTACAGCTGAGGCTCTTAACAGAATCGTAACAGGTGTCTCCAAGGTCGCGGACCTTATCAACGAGATTGCTTCAGCCTCCGATTATCAGGCAACTGCAATTTTGCAAGTAAATCAAGGCATCATGCAAGTCTCACAAGTAACACAGACAAACTCTGCAACATCAGAAGAAAGTGCAGCCGCAAGCCAGGAATTATCAGGGCAGGCAGAATTATTAAAAGAAAAAGTCAGCCAATTTGTATTGAAGAGGAATACTGTTAATAATGAATATAATAAGTTGAAAAATACGTCAAAACACAATTTAAAAAGTCAAATGAAAAGTAGCAAAAGAAATTTAGTTAATACTCCACCTCAACTTAATATTGATCTAGAGCAGAACAATTTCGGCAAGTATTAA
- a CDS encoding NAD(+)/NADH kinase has product MKAIGIITNSDKDMNFRFTKLVADKIIELGGRVLMPHASAVHMEHNIEALDEREIYLKAEGVLCLGGDGTYLKVARNAYSANVPILGINLGTLGFLTEIEKSDINTAIESILNDRYTIEERMMLETVIYSKSGVIAKDIALNDVVISRGELSRILHLKTYINNVYAESYPGDGIIVSSPTGSTAYSLSAGGPIVEPDLEIIVITPICPHILYSRSFITTAERVVRVVVDESYEHSAMVTVDGQNGYEVKGGYSIEVKKAPCSVKMIKVANKNFFKILRSKFYMRGETFKDEIQ; this is encoded by the coding sequence ATGAAAGCAATCGGTATAATAACAAATTCCGATAAAGATATGAATTTTAGATTTACAAAGCTGGTAGCTGATAAGATAATAGAGCTGGGTGGAAGAGTTTTGATGCCTCATGCGTCTGCAGTTCATATGGAACACAATATAGAAGCACTTGATGAACGGGAAATTTACTTAAAGGCTGAAGGGGTTTTATGCTTAGGCGGAGACGGGACATATTTAAAGGTGGCCAGAAATGCGTATTCTGCCAATGTTCCCATATTGGGGATAAATTTAGGTACCCTTGGTTTTCTGACTGAAATTGAAAAGTCGGATATAAATACGGCAATTGAAAGTATTTTAAATGACAGGTATACTATTGAAGAGCGAATGATGCTTGAGACTGTTATTTACAGCAAGTCAGGAGTAATAGCAAAGGACATAGCATTAAATGATGTAGTGATATCCAGAGGAGAATTGTCAAGGATACTTCATCTCAAAACTTATATCAATAACGTATATGCCGAGTCCTACCCTGGAGACGGCATTATAGTATCAAGTCCTACGGGGTCAACTGCATATTCATTATCTGCGGGAGGTCCCATTGTGGAACCTGACCTGGAGATAATAGTTATTACACCTATTTGTCCTCATATATTGTATTCAAGGTCTTTCATCACTACAGCCGAGAGAGTGGTTAGGGTAGTGGTGGATGAAAGCTATGAGCATAGTGCAATGGTTACTGTTGACGGACAGAATGGATACGAGGTAAAGGGTGGATATTCCATAGAGGTTAAAAAGGCTCCCTGTTCGGTGAAAATGATAAAGGTTGCAAATAAGAATTTTTTTAAAATATTAAGGTCGAAATTTTACATGAGGGGAGAAACATTCAAGGATGAAATACAGTAG
- a CDS encoding PspC domain-containing protein: protein MRKIFLSRTDKKIAGVCGGIAEYFGLDSTLVRLAFVILALLGFSSVIVYIACWFIFPSEEF, encoded by the coding sequence ATGAGAAAAATATTTTTGTCACGCACTGATAAGAAAATAGCTGGTGTCTGTGGGGGTATTGCAGAATATTTTGGCCTTGATTCAACTTTAGTGAGACTTGCCTTTGTTATATTGGCATTACTGGGCTTTAGCTCAGTTATTGTATATATAGCATGCTGGTTTATATTCCCAAGCGAAGAATTCTAA
- a CDS encoding arginine repressor translates to MKYSRHSKILELIEKEKIETQEEIAEKLKELGFDVTQATVSRDIKELRLIKVMMEDGRYKYAPFTPAESVISNRLLTIFAESYVSSDYANNIVVVKTLPGMAQACASAIDSMKWTEVLGTIAGDDTIMIICRAEKIAEEMVNRFNKLANKNI, encoded by the coding sequence ATGAAATACAGTAGACATTCAAAAATTCTTGAATTGATAGAAAAGGAAAAAATTGAAACTCAGGAGGAAATTGCTGAGAAGCTTAAAGAGCTGGGCTTTGATGTGACACAGGCTACAGTTTCAAGGGATATAAAAGAGCTCCGCCTCATTAAGGTTATGATGGAAGACGGAAGGTATAAATATGCCCCGTTTACACCAGCGGAGAGTGTTATTTCAAACAGGCTTCTTACCATATTCGCAGAGTCATATGTTTCAAGTGACTATGCAAACAATATCGTGGTAGTTAAGACTCTTCCAGGTATGGCACAAGCCTGTGCTTCGGCAATAGACTCAATGAAGTGGACTGAAGTGCTTGGAACCATAGCTGGTGATGATACAATAATGATAATTTGCAGAGCTGAAAAAATAGCGGAAGAAATGGTCAATAGATTTAACAAGTTGGCTAATAAAAATATATAG
- the spo0A gene encoding sporulation transcription factor Spo0A, translating into MLAKKIQVVIADDNREFGDILAEYLNNQSDIEVVGVARDGLEAFDLIVNTAPDIAILDIIMPHLDGLGVLEKVNGIQMGRKPMFIILSAVGQDKITQRALSLGAEYYVVKPFDMDILVSRIRQLKDVNQSSILISDHTSERPTIFSPSPRNLEAEVTSIMHEIGVPAHIKGYQYLRDAIIMVVKDLDVINSITKQLYPSIAREYNTTPSRVERAIRHAIEVAWSRGQVDTIDSLFGYTVNLGKGKPTNSEFIAMVADKLRLELKVS; encoded by the coding sequence TTGTTAGCTAAAAAAATACAGGTGGTAATTGCTGATGATAATCGTGAGTTTGGTGATATATTGGCAGAATATCTGAACAACCAGAGTGATATTGAAGTAGTAGGAGTAGCAAGGGATGGCCTGGAGGCTTTTGATTTGATTGTAAACACTGCACCCGATATTGCCATACTTGATATAATTATGCCTCATCTTGATGGACTGGGAGTCCTTGAAAAGGTAAATGGCATTCAGATGGGTAGAAAACCCATGTTTATAATTTTATCAGCAGTAGGTCAGGACAAGATAACACAGCGTGCTTTATCTTTAGGGGCGGAATACTACGTAGTTAAGCCCTTTGATATGGATATACTTGTTTCAAGGATCAGACAACTAAAGGATGTAAACCAGTCATCCATATTGATATCCGACCATACAAGCGAAAGACCGACTATTTTTTCTCCGTCGCCTAGAAACCTTGAAGCTGAGGTAACAAGCATAATGCACGAAATTGGGGTGCCGGCACATATAAAAGGGTATCAGTATTTAAGGGATGCAATAATTATGGTAGTAAAAGACCTTGATGTTATAAATTCAATAACCAAGCAGCTTTACCCATCAATAGCAAGGGAGTATAACACTACGCCGAGCAGAGTGGAAAGGGCAATACGCCATGCTATTGAAGTTGCATGGAGTAGAGGGCAGGTTGATACTATTGACTCTCTCTTTGGCTATACTGTGAACTTGGGAAAAGGCAAACCTACAAACTCCGAGTTTATAGCAATGGTAGCTGACAAACTAAGGTTAGAGCTTAAAGTAAGCTAA
- the metA gene encoding homoserine O-acetyltransferase MetA — translation MPIKIPDNLPAAEILSNENIFVMTEERAMHQDIRPLRIAILNLMPTKIVTETQLLRLIGNTPIQVDVVLLHPQTYTSKNTPEEHLSNFYKTFEDVKGERFDGLIITGAPIETMPFEEVTYWNELKTIMDWSLSNVYSTFHICWAAQAGLYHHYGIPKYPLPEKMFGIFKHRINKKNVMLFRGFDDEFFVPHSRHTGIKREDIEKVSDLEILSESDESGVYIVKTKGGRQIFVTGHSEYDPLTLKAEYDRDISKGLDIEVPKNYFRDDDPSKEPIVKWRGHANLLFSNWLNYYVYQQTPFDLNQLKNGENKKND, via the coding sequence ATGCCAATAAAAATTCCTGATAATCTGCCTGCGGCAGAAATTCTTTCAAATGAAAATATATTTGTTATGACTGAAGAAAGGGCAATGCATCAAGATATAAGGCCCCTTAGGATAGCTATCTTAAATCTGATGCCCACAAAAATAGTTACAGAGACACAGCTGCTGAGACTTATAGGCAATACCCCCATTCAGGTTGATGTAGTACTGCTGCATCCTCAGACCTATACATCAAAGAACACACCTGAAGAGCATCTTTCCAACTTCTATAAGACTTTTGAAGATGTGAAGGGTGAAAGGTTTGACGGCCTTATAATAACTGGAGCACCTATTGAAACAATGCCCTTTGAGGAGGTTACATACTGGAATGAGTTAAAGACAATAATGGATTGGAGTCTTAGCAACGTATACTCCACATTTCATATATGTTGGGCTGCTCAAGCAGGACTCTATCATCATTATGGAATACCCAAATATCCTTTGCCGGAAAAAATGTTCGGTATATTTAAGCATAGGATAAACAAGAAAAATGTAATGCTTTTTAGAGGCTTCGATGACGAATTTTTTGTGCCTCACTCAAGACATACCGGAATTAAGAGGGAAGATATTGAAAAAGTAAGTGATCTGGAGATACTTTCAGAATCTGATGAATCAGGTGTGTACATTGTCAAGACTAAAGGCGGCAGGCAAATATTCGTAACAGGCCATTCCGAGTATGACCCCCTTACTTTGAAGGCAGAGTATGACAGGGATATTTCAAAGGGCCTTGACATTGAAGTGCCTAAAAACTATTTTCGTGATGACGATCCTTCAAAAGAGCCCATTGTCAAATGGAGAGGACATGCCAACCTGCTTTTTTCAAATTGGCTCAATTACTACGTATACCAGCAGACTCCATTTGATTTGAACCAGTTGAAAAATGGAGAAAACAAGAAAAATGATTGA
- a CDS encoding DUF6803 family protein, translating into MGNMTHYMELLASNQPWNLLIFMAIPVILAETIAITELVILFSRKLNGPIRTVNKIAGIISGVYFTGIFIYLMYTAVIPLTQNGEWRGPADVIAVGFYLSGIIPLLGMALLEMGLIGRKKDEMEKLKLHSIFVGIFLVVAHVAMIFGMLSPDVFHMDMNMKM; encoded by the coding sequence ATGGGTAATATGACTCACTATATGGAGTTGCTTGCATCAAATCAGCCTTGGAATCTTCTAATATTCATGGCTATACCTGTCATTTTGGCTGAAACCATTGCAATAACCGAACTGGTTATACTCTTTAGCCGCAAGCTGAATGGGCCGATAAGGACAGTTAATAAAATTGCAGGAATTATCTCAGGAGTTTATTTTACCGGCATTTTCATTTATTTAATGTATACAGCGGTTATTCCTTTGACCCAAAACGGAGAATGGAGGGGGCCGGCTGATGTAATTGCCGTAGGTTTTTATTTGTCAGGAATAATTCCGCTTTTGGGAATGGCACTGCTGGAAATGGGCCTAATAGGAAGGAAGAAAGATGAGATGGAAAAGCTTAAGCTCCATTCCATTTTTGTAGGAATATTCCTTGTGGTTGCACATGTAGCCATGATATTCGGAATGTTGAGCCCGGACGTATTTCATATGGATATGAATATGAAAATGTAA
- the recN gene encoding DNA repair protein RecN has translation MLQQLEIQNIALIEKICIEVGKGLNVLTGETGAGKSIIIDSINAILGERLSKELIRTGKDKASVEAVFQIENKNIEAFLEEIGVEPEEDGTLIISREFTLSGKNSCRINGKMVTVSMLKELGSRLVDVHGQHDNQSLLRTESHIELLDSFGSNQIDDLKDKYTNLLVEYKNIKSKVRALAGDKNDREKKIDFLSFQIDEIKKAKLKIGEDEELNRQRNVLSNAERIIEALSGVYENIFSGNNIKSSVYDSLSDAISQLSSISKLDEKYGKLAVKLEEISYQLDDVVEQIRKERDNTEYSPDLLEQVEERIDLIVRLKKKYGATIEDVLEYLKKAESEYDEIIKSDEIVNELNKKLVNIAVELYDTAAMLNDERNKAARILEEQIGKELEDLEMKKAQFKVNIDFNSEKDENDEYKFWGNGLNKVEFLISPNAGEPLKPLSKIVSGGEMSRIMLAIKTILANVDDIPTLIFDEIDIGISGKAAQKVAEKLSIISGSHQVLCVTHLAQIACMADGHFQIEKQSIDNLTKTSVRRISDKEIKNEIARILGGSNISDITLKHAEEILGNAKKFKINSRS, from the coding sequence TTGCTTCAACAGCTTGAAATACAGAATATTGCCTTAATTGAGAAGATTTGTATCGAGGTTGGTAAAGGCTTAAATGTATTAACCGGTGAAACTGGGGCAGGTAAATCTATAATAATCGATTCAATAAACGCAATTCTTGGAGAGAGGCTTTCAAAGGAACTTATAAGGACCGGAAAGGATAAAGCCTCTGTTGAAGCAGTTTTTCAGATTGAAAATAAGAATATAGAGGCCTTTCTAGAAGAAATAGGGGTTGAGCCTGAGGAGGACGGAACTTTGATTATTTCAAGGGAGTTTACCTTATCAGGAAAAAACAGCTGCAGAATAAATGGGAAAATGGTTACTGTTTCTATGCTTAAAGAGCTTGGAAGCAGGCTTGTTGATGTTCACGGGCAGCATGACAATCAGTCCCTTCTCCGCACCGAAAGCCATATAGAGCTGTTGGATTCTTTCGGGTCAAATCAAATAGATGATCTTAAGGACAAGTATACAAACCTTCTTGTTGAGTATAAAAATATAAAAAGCAAAGTTAGGGCCCTTGCAGGTGACAAAAATGACAGGGAGAAGAAAATTGACTTTTTAAGCTTTCAGATAGATGAAATAAAAAAGGCAAAGCTTAAGATAGGCGAGGACGAAGAGCTCAACAGGCAGAGAAATGTTCTTTCCAATGCAGAAAGGATTATTGAAGCATTATCCGGAGTATATGAAAATATTTTTTCGGGAAATAATATAAAAAGCTCTGTTTACGACAGCTTGAGCGATGCAATATCGCAGCTCAGCTCAATTTCAAAGCTGGATGAGAAATACGGAAAGCTGGCAGTAAAACTTGAGGAGATATCCTATCAGTTGGACGATGTAGTTGAACAGATAAGAAAGGAAAGGGACAATACCGAGTATAGCCCTGACTTATTGGAGCAGGTTGAGGAAAGGATTGACCTCATAGTAAGGCTAAAGAAAAAATACGGAGCAACGATAGAAGATGTTTTGGAATACCTTAAAAAGGCTGAATCTGAGTACGATGAAATAATTAAAAGCGACGAGATAGTAAATGAACTTAATAAAAAGCTTGTAAATATAGCAGTTGAGCTTTACGATACAGCTGCAATGCTCAATGATGAAAGAAACAAGGCAGCCCGGATATTAGAAGAGCAGATTGGAAAAGAGCTTGAAGATCTGGAAATGAAAAAAGCACAATTCAAAGTTAATATTGACTTCAATTCTGAAAAAGACGAAAACGATGAGTATAAATTTTGGGGTAATGGACTTAATAAAGTAGAGTTTCTGATTTCCCCCAATGCGGGGGAACCGCTAAAGCCCCTTTCCAAAATAGTATCAGGAGGCGAAATGTCCAGAATAATGCTGGCCATAAAGACCATACTGGCAAATGTTGATGACATTCCAACCCTGATATTTGATGAGATAGATATAGGTATAAGCGGAAAGGCTGCACAAAAGGTTGCTGAAAAGCTTTCCATAATATCGGGAAGCCATCAGGTCTTATGCGTAACTCATCTTGCACAGATAGCGTGCATGGCAGATGGGCATTTTCAGATAGAGAAGCAATCGATTGACAATCTGACAAAGACCAGTGTGCGAAGGATTAGTGACAAAGAAATAAAAAATGAAATAGCAAGAATATTAGGAGGGTCTAATATTTCAGATATTACATTGAAGCATGCTGAGGAAATACTGGGGAATGCCAAAAAGTTTAAAATTAATTCCAGAAGTTGA
- a CDS encoding methyl-accepting chemotaxis protein gives MKIKFKFALIFSVILIVFSAVIIITTYFTSENILNNKIHDQLGTASALGYMALNEKYPGEWKISDNKLYKGTTLINDNFDLVDEISIDTGILSTIFLKDTRVSTNVKGEDGKRKVDTKASKEVIDKTLTKGENFLGETLVAGIPVMTHYTAIKDSTGDIIGMWFVGIPISEVNRELANNTRIIFGVLVLMLVIGILISFATGYQIAKRIEELEKGISEISLGNLTHELKSFLTNSKDEIGVIARATNKMKEAIYKTISGIINESAVIEKGSLITVEEMNKLQADIEEVSSTTEQLSAQMQETAAATEEINATANEVVHSMENVAQISLNGLMQVKEIKKRSIELKSSVTESQKSAVAIYEMTQLRLKESIDKSRVIEEINVLTQAILGISEQTNLLALNASIEAARAGEAGKGFAVVADEIRKLAEDSKNTVSQIQSVVEGVTSSVMELIQDSKGLLTFVDSKVINDYNTLVKTGEHYSQDADFVERLVTSFSTTCEQLESSMKNIIKAIDEISKAANEGAEGSVNIAQRTSSIMYKAHEVLSQAKITNDSVENLVNMTGTFKI, from the coding sequence ATGAAAATAAAATTCAAATTTGCATTAATCTTTAGCGTTATATTAATTGTATTTTCGGCAGTTATCATTATCACTACATATTTTACATCTGAAAATATTCTTAATAATAAAATACATGATCAATTAGGCACTGCTTCAGCATTAGGCTATATGGCACTTAATGAAAAATATCCTGGTGAATGGAAAATATCCGATAATAAGTTATACAAAGGGACAACTCTTATTAATGATAATTTTGATTTGGTTGATGAAATTAGCATAGATACAGGCATCCTATCTACTATATTTTTAAAGGATACAAGAGTTTCTACAAATGTAAAGGGAGAGGATGGAAAAAGGAAGGTTGATACAAAAGCATCAAAAGAAGTTATTGATAAAACCCTTACAAAAGGTGAAAACTTTCTTGGCGAAACTCTTGTTGCCGGAATTCCAGTAATGACACATTATACAGCAATAAAAGATAGTACAGGTGATATAATAGGAATGTGGTTTGTAGGGATCCCAATATCTGAAGTAAATAGAGAGCTGGCTAATAATACAAGGATTATTTTTGGAGTTCTCGTTTTAATGCTGGTTATAGGAATTCTGATATCATTTGCAACTGGATATCAGATCGCAAAGAGAATTGAAGAGTTGGAAAAAGGTATATCGGAAATTTCCCTAGGTAATTTAACACATGAACTAAAGTCATTTTTGACTAATTCTAAAGACGAAATAGGAGTTATTGCAAGGGCTACTAATAAAATGAAAGAAGCGATTTACAAAACAATTTCAGGCATTATTAATGAATCTGCTGTGATTGAAAAAGGTTCGTTAATTACTGTAGAAGAAATGAATAAACTTCAGGCAGATATTGAGGAAGTTTCTTCAACAACTGAGCAGCTTTCTGCTCAGATGCAGGAAACAGCAGCTGCGACAGAAGAAATCAATGCAACTGCTAATGAGGTTGTTCATTCCATGGAAAATGTAGCTCAAATATCCCTAAATGGATTAATGCAGGTTAAGGAAATTAAGAAAAGGTCAATTGAATTAAAAAGTAGTGTCACAGAATCCCAAAAATCAGCAGTGGCTATATATGAAATGACTCAATTAAGACTTAAAGAATCAATTGATAAGTCCAGGGTTATTGAGGAAATCAATGTTCTTACACAAGCTATTCTAGGGATATCGGAGCAAACAAACCTTTTAGCTTTGAATGCTTCAATAGAAGCAGCTAGGGCAGGTGAAGCAGGAAAAGGTTTTGCAGTTGTGGCAGATGAAATACGTAAGCTTGCAGAAGACTCAAAGAATACTGTTTCACAAATACAAAGTGTAGTAGAAGGGGTAACTAGTTCTGTTATGGAACTAATCCAAGATTCCAAGGGTCTACTTACTTTTGTCGATAGCAAAGTTATAAATGATTATAACACCTTGGTAAAAACAGGAGAACATTATAGTCAAGATGCTGATTTTGTTGAAAGATTAGTTACAAGTTTCTCAACAACTTGCGAGCAATTGGAATCATCAATGAAAAATATAATAAAAGCAATAGATGAAATTTCAAAAGCGGCTAACGAAGGTGCAGAAGGTTCAGTAAACATAGCTCAAAGAACTTCTTCAATAATGTATAAAGCACACGAAGTGTTAAGTCAAGCTAAGATAACTAATGATAGTGTTGAAAATCTTGTAAACATGACAGGTACATTTAAAATATAA